In the Plectropomus leopardus isolate mb chromosome 5, YSFRI_Pleo_2.0, whole genome shotgun sequence genome, one interval contains:
- the LOC121942820 gene encoding LOW QUALITY PROTEIN: protein IWS1 homolog (The sequence of the model RefSeq protein was modified relative to this genomic sequence to represent the inferred CDS: inserted 1 base in 1 codon), translated as MDGEEDDFMSASHSDDGGGTPVQDEHPASEGEEARSDGRHSEDEGSNDEDGPRAMETSGAASGSDNELHRGADSDSEGEAPRGRHDDDKSDSEDEAPRGRRHHGDDKSDSEMEAPRPADSDDDDSPVKRRMSGSDNEEESPVKHGASDNEEAGRSPPAKRRGSSSDMEEGEERPKAAADSDSENEDDKPAASRRSNADSDSDTETPARRKAAQIDSDEEEEKQQEEKQGGGGEGGGGGGGGKWKAVMQSDSEEDEEDGRRRKAAAGSDEEQQEERKQKDDSDDEDEKPAKRKKAILSDSEDEDDDEKADKPAVKRSRAVSDEENSDSDDSIGPDKKLAAKLRELGSDSGSDDDDRRKATPPGKKDEKALFGSDSDSEGGDEEEKMIADIFGESGDEEEEEFTGFNQEDLEDDKKESKEKQQRVEEDSDSDEGVDRSGQDTSFMSDFDIMLARRKAMNSRKRRHRDGGTFISDADDVVSAMISKMNEAAEEDRTLNSQKKPALKKLTLLPQVVMHLKKQDLKETFIDSGVMSAIKEWISPLPDKSLPALRIREELLKILQELPSVSQETLKHSGIGRSVMFLYKHPKESRSNKDLALKLINEWSRPIFGLTSNYKGMTREERQQRDLDQQMPQRQRLSQPQKVERSEEPDVFSPPISSGGQTPRRDLEKQLTGEEKALRPGDPXFCARARVPMPSNKDYVVRPKWNVEMESNRGPIKKGMSRVDKQMRRFADIRRLTKPGHAVKISVEGNRMPL; from the exons ATGGACGGAGAAGAGGACGACTTCATGTCCGCGAGCCACTCCG ATGACGGAGGCGGCACTCCAGTTCAGGACGAACACCCGGCGTCGGAGGGCGAGGAGGCGAGGAGCGACGGACGTCATTCTGAG GACGAAGGCAGCAACGATGAAGACGGCCCCCGCGCCATGGAGACCAGCGGCGCGGCCAGCGGCTCCGACAACGAGCTGCACAGAGGGGCTGACAGTGACTCGGAGGGCGAGGCCCCCAGGGGCCGCCATGACGACGACAAAAGCGATTCAGAGGACGAGGCCCCCAGGGGCCGCCGCCACCACGGAGACGACAAAAGTGACTCGGAGATGGAGGCTCCGCGTCCCGCTGACAGCGACGATGACGACTCGCCCGTCAAGCGCAGGATGAGCGGCTCCGACAACGAGGAGGAGTCGCCCGTCAAACACGGAGCCTCAGATAATGAGGAGGCGGGACGGTCGCCTCCCGCCAAACGCAGGGGGAGCAGCTCGGAcatggaggagggggaggagaggccCAAAGCGGCCGCAGACAGCGACTCGGAGAACGAGGACGACAAACCTGCGGCGTCCCGCCGGTCCAACGCTGACAGTGACTCTGACACAGAGACGCCCGCCAGACGCAAGGCGGCTCAGATAGACTctgacgaggaggaggagaaacagcaggaggagaagcagggaggaggaggagaaggaggaggaggaggaggaggagggaagtgGAAGGCTGTGATGCAGTCTGACAgtgaggaggacgaggaggacgggaggaggaggaaggctgcagcaggaagtgatgaggagcagcaggaggagaggaagcagaAAGACGACAGTGACGACGAGGACGAGAAGCCAG cgAAGAGGAAGAAGGCCATCCTGTCCGACAGCGAGGACGAAGACGACGACGAGAAGGCAGACAAACCAG cGGTGAAGAGGAGTCGGGCGGTGTCGGACGAGGAGAACTCAGACAGCGACGACTCGATCGGTCCCGATAAAAAACTCGCCGCCAAACTGAGAGAGCTCGGCTCGGACAGCGGCAGCGATGACGACGATAGGCGGAAGGCCACGCCCCCGGGGAAGAAGGACGAGAAGGCGCTGTTCGGCAGCGACAGCGACTCTGAAGGCGGCGACGAGGAGGA GAAGATGATTGCAGACATCTTTGGAGAGTCTGgagacgaagaggaggaggagttcaCG GGTTTCAACCAGGAGGACCTGGAGGACGACAAGAAGGAGTCCAAGGAGAAGCAGCAGAGGGTGGAGGAGGACTCGGACTCCGATGAAGGAGTCGACCGCAGCGGCCAAGA CACCAGCTTCATGTCTGACTTCGACATCATGCTCGCTCGGAGGAAAGCCATGAACAGCAGGAAGAGGCGGCACCGCGACGGCGGGACGTTCATCAGTGACGCTGACGACGTGGTCAGCGCCATGATCAGCAAGATGAACGAGGCCGCAGAG GAGGATCGAACCCTGAACAGTCAGAAGAAACCGGCGCTGAAAAAACTGACTCTGCTGCCGCAGGTCGTCATGCACCTCAAGAA ACAGGACTTGAAGGAGACGTTCATCGACAGCGGCGTGATGTCAGCCATTAAAGAGTGGATCAGTCCTCTTCCCGACAAATCGCTGCCTGCTCTCAGGAtcagagaggagctgctcaAGATCCTACAGGAG CTGCCCAGTGTGAGTCAGGAGACTCTGAAGCACAGCGGCATCGGACGCTCCGTCATGTTCCTCTACAAACACCCCAAAGAGTCCCGATCCAACAAAGACCTCGCCCTCAAGCTCATCA ATGAGTGGTCGCGGCCCATCTTCGGCCTGACGTCCAACTATAAGGGGATGACGAGAGAGGAGCGTCAGCAGAGAGACCTGGACCAGCAGATGCCTCAGAGACAACGACTCAG tcaGCCTCAGAAGGTGGAGAGGTCGGAGGAACCCGACGTCTTCTCTCCACCAATCAG cTCGGGCGGTCAGACGCCTCGGAGAGACCTGGAGAAACAGCTGACTGGGGAGGAAAA AGCTCTGCGGCCAGGTGACC GGTTCTGCGCCAGGGCTCGGGTACCGATGCCCTCCAACAAAGACTACGTGGTACGACCCAAATGGAACGTAGAGATGGAGTCCAACAGG GGTCCGATAAAGAAGGGTATGTCCAGAGTGGACAAACAGATGCGTAGATTTGCCGACATCCGCCGCCTGACGAAGCCGGGTCACGCTGTGAAAATCAGCGTCGAAGGCAACCGGATGCCGCTCTGA